A genomic window from Lotus japonicus ecotype B-129 chromosome 1, LjGifu_v1.2 includes:
- the LOC130734346 gene encoding long chain acyl-CoA synthetase 9, chloroplastic-like, with protein MNPYIVSVIFPILASLLFRKPPKHRGVTLDTTATTDDSESGVTVRNARFDAPVVTAWEGVTTLAELFEEACRKHGERALLGAREVISKEAEAGSDGRVFEKVHLGEYRWLSYDAVFEAVTSFASGLKELGHGREERVAIFADTREEWFIALQGCFRRNVTVVTIYASLGEEALCHSLNETEVTTVICAQKELKTLVNINGQLDSVKRVICMDDDIPSVASSVEHGWTITSFADVKRLGKENPVDADLPLSADVAVIMYTSGSTGLPKGVMMTHGNVLATVSAVMNIVPNLGKKDIYLAYLPMAHILELAAENLMAAVGIAIGYGSPLTLTDTSSKIKKGTKGDATVLMPTLMAAVPAILDRVRDGVFKKVNAAGGLSKRLFYLAYERRLRAINGSWFGAWGLEKALWNFLVFRKVQAILGGRIRFILSGGAPLSGDTQQFINICFGAPIGQGYGLTETCAGGTFSDFDDTSVGRVGPPLPCSFIKLIDWPEGGYLTTDTPMARGEILIGGPNVTLGYFKNEEKTKESYKVDDRGMRWFYTGDIGRIHRDGCLEIIDRKKDIVKLQHGEYVSLGKVEAALVVSPFVDNIMLHADPFHSYCVALVVVSQSTLEEWASNQGISYFDLSELCTKEETVKEVHASLVKEAKKARLEKFEIPAKIKLLSDPWSPESGLVTAALKIKRETIKKAFKEELSKLYTS; from the exons ATGAACCCCTACATTGTCTCCGTCATTTTCCCCATCCTCGCCTCCCTCCTCTTCCGCAAACCGCCCAAACACCGCGGCGTCACCCTCgacaccaccgccaccaccgatgaCTCCGAATCCGGCGTCACCGTTCGGAACGCGCGATTCGATGCTCCGGTGGTGACGGCGTGGGAGGGGGTGACGACGCTTGCAGAGCTTTTCGAGGAGGCGTGTAGGAAGCATGGGGAGAGGGCTTTGCTCGGCGCGCGCGAGGTGATTTCCAAGGAGGCGGAGGCGGGTTCCGACGGGAGAGTGTTCGAGAAGGTTCACTTGGGGGAGTACCGGTGGTTGTCGTACGACGCCGTTTTTGAAGCGGTTACGAGTTTTGCTTCTGGCTTGAAGGAGCTTGGGCATGGTAGGGAGGAGCGGGTTGCGATCTTTGCGGATACGCGGGAAGAGTGGTTCATTGCGCTGCAG GGTTGTTTCAGGCGAAATGTGACAGTTGTGACTATATATGCATCATTGGGAGAGGAAGCTTTATGCCACTCATTGAATGAG ACAGAGGTTACAACGGTGATTTGTGCGCAAAAAGAATTGAAAACGCTTGTCAATATTAATGGACAGCTTGACTCAGTGAAACGTGTGATATGCATGGATGATGATATCCCATCTGTTGCCTCATCTGTTGAACATGGATGGACAATCACTTCCTTTGCTGATGTCAAGAGACTTGGTAAAGAAAATCCTGTTGATGCAGATTTACCTCTTTCAGCAGATGTTGCAGTTATAATGTATACGAGTGGAAGTACCGGATTACCTAAG GGTGTGATGATGACACATGGCAATGTCTTAGCTACAGTCTCTGCCGTGATGAATATTGTTCCTAACCTTGGGAAAAAGGATATATATCTAGCATACTTACCAATGGCTCATATCCTTGAATTAGCAGCTGAG AATTTGATGGCAGCTGTTGGGATAGCTATAGGATATGGGTCTCCATTAACCCTAACTGATACATCAAGCAAAATAAAGAAAGGTACAAAGGGGGACGCTACTGTGTTGATGCCAACTTTAATGGCAGCTGTACCAGCAATCCTTGATCGTGTTCGAGATGGAGTGTTCAAGAAG GTAAATGCAGCAGGAGGATTATCAAAAAGGTTGTTTTATTTAGCCTATGAACGAAGGTTGCGTGCAATTAACGGTAGCTGGTTTGGAGCATGGGGCTTGGAAAAGGCTCTCTGGAACTTTCTTGTGTTCAGAAAGGTCCAAGCAATTTTGGGTGGTCGTATCCGTTTTATACTGTCCGGTGGTGCTCCCCTTTCTGGTGATACTCAGCAATTCATCAATATTTGTTTCGG TGCTCCAATAGGTCAAGGATATGGTCTTACAGAGACTTGTGCTGGGGGGACATTCTCTGATTTTGATGATACATCTGTTGGCCGTGTTGGACCACCTCTGCCTTGCTCATTTATTAAG CTAATCGACTGGCCCGAAGGTGGATATTTAACTACTGACACACCAATGGCTCGTGGTGAAATTCTAATTGGTGGTCCAAATGTCACTCTTGGGTACTTCAAGAATGAAGAAAAGACAAAAGAATCATATAAG GTTGATGACAGAGGAATGAGATGGTTCTACACTGGTGACATAGGGAGAATTCATCGAGATGGTTGTCTTGAAATCATTGATCGTAAAAAGGACATTGTTAAGCTGCAGCATGGAGAATATGTCTCCTTGGGAAAG GTTGAGGCAGCTCTCGTTGTTAGCCCCTTTGTGGACAATATTATGTTGCATGCTGATCCTTTCCATAGTTACTGTGTGGCACTTGTGGTGGTTTCTCAGTCCACATTGGAAGAATGGGCTTCGAATCAAGGAATTTCGTATTTTGATTTGTCTGAACTTTGCACGAAAGAAGAAACTGTGAAGGAGGTGCATGCATCACTTGTTAAG GAAGCAAAGAAGGCTCGTTTGGAGAAGTTTGAGATTCCAGCAAAAATCAAATTGCTTTCTGACCCATGGAGTCCTGAGTCTGGCCTAGTCACTGCTGCTCTCAAGATCAAGAGAGAGACCATAAAAAAGGCTTTCAAAGAAGAACTTTCAAAGTTGTATACTTCATAG